A window of the Yersinia rochesterensis genome harbors these coding sequences:
- a CDS encoding KTSC domain-containing protein, with product MQRHPVTSSRILSIGYDPENRMLEIQFREQGIYQYLGVPERVHQNFMSAVSKGRFFDGVIKGKFLCRKIG from the coding sequence TTGCAGCGACACCCTGTTACATCCTCCAGAATTTTGTCGATTGGTTATGATCCTGAAAATCGCATGCTGGAGATACAGTTCAGAGAACAAGGGATTTATCAGTATCTTGGCGTCCCTGAGCGTGTTCACCAGAATTTTATGTCGGCCGTTTCGAAAGGTCGTTTTTTTGATGGCGTAATAAAAGGCAAATTTTTATGCCGGAAAATTGGCTAG
- a CDS encoding autotransporter outer membrane beta-barrel domain-containing protein, whose translation MIFITPRLSVIALIFGQLFGGVNAQPIVLNGTTVILDNPIVIDTGSVAGSAGYAISVSNAGKLIVNNSVELFTSGNLAHGISLNNNATADLAQGGAIIIKGTGYGVYSDSGASINSNGPLSITTNGRTTYALYARDNGGINLTQGDILTNGINGTGVGALSGGQVALNNTDITTTNNSSRAVLSTGQNSLVQIDNANISTQGGYTTAYTWGSRGISAENSGSIKLSNSKVSTVSQRGFAVYATNGGTVELNNTAIDTQGVSGHGVSASGVDSIVNSAGDLTIDTFGNSAHAASATLAGAVNLGSGARINTSGNTSNGINIISGGGLITGDAVTLTTEGLAANGIYVDTMGAAAGEVAEVILTGNSNLHTTGETSDGIWSAGKLTSIDIENVNINTGGNISYGINAQRDSKVKVTRAVLSTSGDWSYGAVANLGGQISLGAGSLINTLGEYAHGLWAADEKTQINASDTSIVAYGLGADSVVATSLGTVILSQRSGQLVSNHGTNFSASGGTINATLDGSEVRNSGLLISALSDVNGHQSDISLQTSNLSMQGDILADTISIADLSMYNTQWTGAATNGGKIEIDGLSRWDLTRNSDVASITNSGLINFMNPVPGDVLVIHGDYVGNNGTLHFNTQLGDDTSSTDKIVIEGNTSGITNVSVSNAGGQGDKTLNGIELIQVNGQSDGDFVQRGRIVAGAYDYSLARGVGANAVNWYLSSAAVPVDPAAPVDPAAPVDPAAPVDPATPVDPATPVDPATPVDPATPVDPAAPVDPAAPVNPAAPGDPGERVDSVNPSPLTVRPEAGSYMANLAASNNMFVTRLHDRLGETQYIDALTGEHKVTSMWLRNEGGHTRSRDTSGQLNTQANRYVMQLGGDIAQWSNNEMDRFHLGVMAGYGNSKSTTVSRVSGYNAKGSTYGYSAGVYGTWYANKEDKAGLYVDSWVQYNWFNNTVEGQDLAAEEYKSKGITTSVESGYTFKVGENAAKNATYFIQPKSQITWMGVKADDHKEANGTNISVDGDGNIQVRLGVKAFMNGYSSQDKGKDRVFQPFVEANWIHNTKDFGVTMDNATVKQDGAANIGELKAGVEGQINKKVNLWGNVAQQIGSKGYSDTAVILGIKYNF comes from the coding sequence ATGATTTTTATTACTCCGCGCCTGAGTGTAATTGCATTAATATTCGGTCAATTATTTGGTGGTGTAAATGCCCAGCCCATTGTATTAAACGGAACCACAGTTATCCTAGATAATCCAATAGTAATTGACACTGGGTCAGTGGCGGGGAGTGCTGGCTACGCTATTAGTGTTTCCAATGCTGGTAAATTAATTGTAAATAATAGTGTTGAATTATTTACATCGGGTAATCTCGCGCATGGTATTTCCTTAAATAATAATGCCACTGCTGATTTGGCACAAGGCGGCGCTATAATAATTAAGGGTACAGGCTATGGCGTATACAGTGACAGTGGTGCTTCTATTAACTCAAATGGGCCACTATCTATCACCACTAATGGCCGCACTACTTATGCGCTCTATGCACGAGATAATGGGGGAATAAATTTAACGCAGGGTGATATATTAACTAATGGCATTAATGGTACGGGTGTTGGGGCGCTTAGTGGTGGTCAAGTTGCTCTCAATAATACTGATATTACCACTACGAATAATAGTTCCCGAGCGGTGTTAAGTACTGGACAGAATAGTCTGGTACAAATTGATAATGCAAATATTAGTACGCAAGGTGGATATACTACCGCTTACACTTGGGGTTCTAGAGGTATCAGTGCTGAAAACAGCGGCAGTATAAAATTAAGTAACAGTAAAGTCAGCACCGTCAGCCAGAGAGGTTTCGCTGTTTATGCGACAAATGGCGGTACTGTGGAACTAAATAATACCGCTATTGATACCCAGGGGGTATCTGGGCATGGGGTAAGTGCAAGCGGGGTCGACTCCATCGTTAATTCAGCGGGTGATCTAACGATTGATACATTTGGTAACTCTGCCCATGCAGCATCAGCCACTCTAGCAGGAGCGGTCAACCTTGGAAGTGGCGCGCGGATCAACACTAGTGGTAATACCTCAAACGGCATTAATATTATCAGTGGTGGTGGTCTTATTACTGGAGATGCTGTCACTTTGACTACCGAGGGTTTGGCTGCCAATGGTATTTATGTTGATACTATGGGGGCCGCTGCGGGGGAGGTGGCCGAAGTGATATTAACTGGGAATTCAAACCTACATACCACTGGTGAAACTTCGGATGGCATATGGAGTGCAGGAAAGCTAACCAGTATTGATATTGAAAATGTCAATATCAATACTGGTGGAAATATTTCTTATGGCATTAATGCTCAACGTGATTCTAAAGTCAAAGTTACACGAGCTGTATTGTCAACTTCAGGTGATTGGTCTTACGGAGCTGTTGCAAACCTAGGCGGGCAAATAAGTCTAGGTGCCGGGAGTTTGATTAATACACTGGGAGAGTATGCGCATGGTCTATGGGCTGCAGATGAAAAAACACAAATTAATGCAAGCGATACTTCCATTGTTGCTTATGGTTTAGGTGCTGATTCTGTCGTAGCAACAAGCCTAGGAACTGTAATATTAAGCCAACGCTCTGGTCAGTTAGTGAGTAACCATGGGACAAACTTCAGTGCTAGCGGTGGAACGATCAATGCAACTCTGGATGGAAGCGAGGTACGCAACAGTGGTTTGCTGATTAGCGCTCTTTCTGATGTTAATGGGCATCAAAGCGATATTTCCTTACAGACCAGTAATTTATCTATGCAAGGCGACATTCTGGCTGACACAATCAGTATTGCTGATCTTTCTATGTACAACACACAGTGGACTGGCGCTGCGACCAACGGCGGGAAAATTGAGATTGATGGACTCAGCCGTTGGGATTTGACACGTAATTCTGATGTTGCAAGTATTACTAACTCCGGTTTAATTAATTTCATGAATCCTGTTCCAGGTGATGTTCTTGTCATACATGGTGACTATGTAGGTAATAATGGCACTTTGCACTTCAATACTCAGTTAGGGGATGATACTTCCTCCACAGATAAAATAGTCATTGAAGGGAATACTTCTGGTATCACTAATGTGAGTGTTAGCAATGCTGGCGGTCAGGGAGACAAAACTCTTAATGGAATTGAGCTGATTCAAGTGAACGGTCAGTCAGACGGTGATTTCGTGCAACGTGGACGTATTGTCGCGGGTGCTTATGACTACAGTTTGGCGCGTGGTGTCGGTGCGAATGCCGTCAACTGGTATCTGAGCAGCGCAGCGGTACCAGTTGACCCGGCGGCCCCAGTTGACCCGGCGGCCCCAGTTGACCCGGCAGCCCCAGTTGACCCGGCGACCCCAGTTGACCCGGCGACCCCAGTTGACCCGGCGACCCCAGTTGACCCGGCGACCCCAGTTGATCCGGCAGCCCCAGTTGACCCGGCAGCCCCAGTTAACCCGGCAGCCCCAGGTGACCCAGGTGAGCGAGTTGACTCAGTTAACCCATCACCATTGACCGTGCGCCCCGAGGCTGGTAGTTATATGGCCAACTTAGCTGCCTCGAACAATATGTTTGTAACACGCTTGCATGATCGTTTAGGCGAAACTCAATATATTGATGCGTTGACTGGCGAACACAAAGTGACCAGCATGTGGTTGCGTAATGAAGGTGGCCATACCCGCTCTCGTGATACTTCAGGTCAACTGAATACACAAGCTAACCGCTATGTAATGCAATTAGGTGGAGATATTGCTCAATGGAGCAATAATGAAATGGACCGTTTTCATCTTGGCGTTATGGCTGGTTATGGTAACAGCAAAAGTACCACTGTATCACGCGTATCAGGCTACAATGCCAAAGGGTCAACTTATGGTTATAGCGCGGGCGTATATGGAACCTGGTACGCTAATAAAGAAGATAAAGCTGGGTTATACGTGGACAGTTGGGTGCAATACAATTGGTTCAACAATACTGTGGAAGGTCAGGATCTAGCTGCTGAAGAATACAAATCTAAAGGGATAACAACATCTGTCGAAAGCGGTTATACATTTAAAGTCGGCGAAAATGCTGCTAAGAATGCGACCTACTTTATCCAGCCTAAGTCACAGATAACCTGGATGGGAGTAAAAGCCGATGACCATAAAGAAGCAAACGGTACCAATATATCGGTTGATGGAGATGGAAATATCCAGGTACGTCTGGGAGTGAAAGCCTTTATGAACGGCTATAGTAGCCAAGATAAAGGCAAAGATCGGGTGTTCCAGCCTTTTGTTGAAGCTAATTGGATACACAACACTAAAGATTTTGGTGTCACAATGGATAATGCTACCGTGAAGCAAGATGGGGCTGCAAATATCGGTGAGCTAAAAGCAGGTGTTGAAGGTCAGATTAACAAGAAAGTCAATCTTTGGGGTAATGTAGCTCAACAAATTGGTAGTAAAGGCTACAGTGACACTGCTGTGATATTAGGTATTAAATATAACTTCTAA
- a CDS encoding IS110 family transposase — protein sequence MNTIRVVGIDIAKSVFQVCVWMVDGSVAWNRKISRQKLLDTLRQFEPGTLIAMEACSTSHFWGRTLSSMGYSVRLIPAQHVKAFVRSQKNDANDALAICETACRPGIHFVPVKTTEQQDIKALRNTRQLMVEQRTALANQLRSLLAENGLILPVGIQRLQQQLPELIEDASNNLTFTLRRLLSLLREDMQALNERVTYLDKEMAALSSQQTAYRHLLTVPGVGPLIAAAFISEVDAVQFSNGRELSAWCGLVPRQHSSGGKQRLSSVTKNGNRSLRTLVIHGARSVMRCVKKRDDNLGLWLKRLEARRGFLKTTVALANKLTRIIWRILTDGVDFNMSKAFTAN from the coding sequence ATGAACACAATCAGAGTTGTTGGTATCGATATTGCCAAATCTGTTTTTCAGGTATGTGTTTGGATGGTTGATGGTTCCGTTGCCTGGAACAGAAAAATATCACGTCAGAAATTGCTGGATACGCTTCGCCAGTTTGAGCCGGGTACTTTAATCGCGATGGAGGCTTGTTCAACCTCTCATTTCTGGGGGCGAACCCTCAGTTCTATGGGGTATAGCGTAAGGCTTATACCCGCACAGCACGTGAAAGCATTTGTCAGAAGCCAGAAGAACGATGCAAACGATGCTCTGGCAATTTGTGAAACAGCATGCCGCCCTGGTATCCACTTTGTTCCGGTTAAAACCACGGAACAGCAGGATATCAAAGCACTGCGGAATACCCGTCAACTGATGGTTGAGCAGAGAACCGCGCTGGCTAACCAGCTTCGTTCTTTGCTCGCTGAAAACGGCCTCATTCTTCCCGTTGGGATCCAGCGTCTCCAGCAGCAGCTACCTGAACTTATTGAAGATGCATCTAACAATTTAACTTTCACACTTCGCCGATTGCTTTCTTTATTGCGGGAAGATATGCAGGCGCTCAATGAACGCGTTACCTATCTGGATAAAGAAATGGCTGCATTGTCTTCACAACAAACAGCATATCGCCATTTATTAACAGTCCCTGGTGTTGGCCCGCTTATCGCTGCAGCATTTATCAGTGAAGTTGATGCAGTACAATTCTCCAACGGCAGAGAATTATCCGCATGGTGCGGCCTGGTTCCCCGGCAGCACAGTTCAGGAGGAAAACAAAGGTTGTCTTCTGTGACCAAAAACGGCAATCGCAGCCTGAGAACATTAGTCATCCATGGCGCGCGCTCAGTGATGCGCTGCGTGAAAAAACGTGATGACAACCTAGGTCTTTGGCTGAAGAGGCTCGAGGCAAGGCGAGGGTTTCTGAAAACCACCGTAGCTTTGGCGAATAAACTGACCAGAATCATCTGGCGAATACTGACCGATGGCGTTGATTTTAATATGAGCAAGGCTTTTACTGCGAATTAA
- a CDS encoding DDE-type integrase/transposase/recombinase, with product MVISGYRDGLIKKNSELGFLRQPDSDLTVRALRLAVNKRRPTGSVVFHSDQGEQYTRTQFQSCQQELDVTGRMSRKGNCLDNAVTERFSAA from the coding sequence TTGGTTATATCTGGCTATCGTGATGGACTTATCAAGAAAAATAGTGAGTTAGGCTTTCTCAGACAACCGGACAGCGACTTGACTGTCCGGGCCTTAAGGCTGGCAGTCAATAAACGACGACCCACAGGGTCAGTGGTGTTCCATAGCGATCAAGGGGAGCAATATACCAGAACTCAGTTCCAGTCCTGCCAGCAGGAACTGGATGTTACAGGTAGAATGAGCCGAAAAGGTAACTGCTTGGATAATGCTGTTACAGAAAGGTTTTCCGCAGCCTGA
- a CDS encoding IS3 family transposase (programmed frameshift), whose product MRKIRFTEHQIIAVLKSVEAGRTVKDVCREAAISEASYYNWKAKYGGMEAADIKKIKDLEDENRRLKQMFADLSLECRALKDVIEKKPLKPAIKRELVNYLTAQFTMSVRQACRTLSLSRTVFRYQPDTRRDEPVIQMLTEVAERYPRYGFKKLFQVLRRQGHVWNHKRVHRIYCLLKLNFRRKGKQRLPVRNPAPLATPEALNQSWSIDFMHDALTCGRRFRTFNVVDDFNREALAIEIDLNIPAQRVVRVLDRIVANRGYPLKMRMDNGPELISLALAQWAEEHGVMLEFIKPGKPTQNAFIERFNRTYRTEILDFYLFRTLNEAREITERWLNEYNSERPHESLNNLTPEEYRLMAENPEISKSAWN is encoded by the exons ATGCGTAAGATCCGATTCACCGAGCACCAGATCATCGCCGTACTGAAATCAGTCGAAGCGGGTAGGACCGTCAAAGATGTGTGCCGTGAGGCTGCTATTTCCGAAGCCAGCTACTACAACTGGAAGGCGAAATATGGCGGAATGGAAGCCGCTGATATCAAAAAAATCAAAGATCTTGAAGACGAGAATCGTCGTCTGAAGCAGATGTTTGCCGATCTGAGTCTGGAATGCCGGGCGCTGAAAGACGTCATCGAAAAAAAGC CTTTAAAACCAGCGATAAAGCGTGAGCTCGTCAACTATTTGACCGCGCAGTTTACGATGAGCGTACGCCAGGCATGCAGGACGTTATCGCTGAGCAGGACGGTGTTTCGTTACCAACCGGATACGCGACGTGATGAACCGGTGATCCAAATGCTGACAGAGGTGGCCGAGCGCTATCCCCGCTACGGTTTTAAGAAGCTTTTTCAGGTGCTTCGCAGGCAGGGGCACGTCTGGAATCACAAGCGCGTACACCGGATTTACTGTCTGTTAAAACTGAATTTTCGTCGTAAGGGTAAACAACGCCTGCCGGTGCGCAATCCGGCTCCGCTGGCAACGCCGGAAGCCCTGAACCAAAGTTGGTCGATTGATTTTATGCACGACGCGCTGACATGTGGCCGACGTTTTCGGACCTTCAATGTCGTCGATGATTTTAACCGTGAAGCTCTGGCTATCGAAATTGACCTAAATATCCCGGCACAGCGTGTCGTCCGAGTGCTGGACAGGATAGTAGCAAACCGTGGATATCCGCTGAAGATGCGGATGGATAATGGGCCAGAACTGATATCACTGGCTCTGGCGCAATGGGCCGAAGAGCATGGCGTGATGCTGGAATTTATCAAGCCGGGCAAACCGACGCAAAACGCATTTATCGAACGGTTTAACAGGACGTACCGGACAGAAATACTGGATTTTTACCTGTTTAGAACGTTGAACGAAGCACGGGAAATTACGGAACGTTGGCTGAATGAATATAACAGTGAGCGGCCCCATGAATCCCTGAATAACCTGACACCGGAAGAATACCGGCTGATGGCTGAAAACCCGGAAATCTCAAAAAGTGCGTGGAACTAA